In a single window of the Limnochorda sp. L945t genome:
- a CDS encoding divergent polysaccharide deacetylase family protein, with protein sequence MTVRGGGAAPPAGGVWPAGVMPTGEGTGRRPRAPGGPWRTRWPVLAGVFLLAALAGGSFALLCQGLAVYTRLVAAQDAATYRALAEGWPKPPAVTPLSPLWTMGFAPERMAVLPGEELPGGGVPPGLRPGTPLGREGIRARLAIVIDDWGYDWQAAERLLKLDAPITVAILPFLPYSREQALRARSRGFEVLVHLPMEPDDPSVSPGPGAVTTQMNDVEVREAVRRAIEAVPGAVGVNNHMGSRATADPRVMRQVLAEVARHGMFYVDSATSPHSVGAAVASAMGVPWARNQLFLDGEPSVQAVRSRLQLAVQRALRTGAAVVIGHVRPATAAALESMLPQLRREGVLLVPVSALLHR encoded by the coding sequence TTGACCGTCAGAGGCGGGGGCGCGGCGCCGCCGGCCGGCGGCGTATGGCCCGCGGGGGTGATGCCCACCGGGGAGGGCACGGGCCGGCGCCCCCGCGCCCCCGGCGGGCCGTGGCGCACGCGGTGGCCGGTGCTCGCAGGCGTTTTCCTCTTGGCGGCTCTTGCCGGCGGGAGCTTCGCTCTCCTCTGCCAGGGCCTGGCGGTGTACACGCGTCTCGTCGCAGCACAGGACGCGGCCACGTACCGGGCGCTGGCCGAAGGATGGCCCAAACCGCCAGCAGTGACGCCCCTGTCTCCGCTGTGGACGATGGGGTTTGCTCCCGAGCGCATGGCCGTGCTCCCCGGCGAAGAGCTGCCGGGCGGCGGCGTGCCGCCGGGCCTCCGCCCCGGCACACCCCTGGGACGTGAGGGCATCCGGGCGCGCCTTGCCATCGTCATCGACGACTGGGGGTACGACTGGCAGGCGGCCGAGCGCCTCCTGAAGCTCGACGCCCCCATCACCGTGGCGATCCTGCCGTTCTTGCCGTACAGCCGCGAGCAGGCCTTGCGGGCGCGAAGCCGCGGCTTCGAGGTACTCGTGCACCTTCCCATGGAACCGGACGACCCCTCCGTCAGCCCCGGCCCCGGCGCCGTCACCACCCAGATGAACGACGTCGAGGTCCGCGAGGCGGTGCGCCGCGCCATCGAGGCGGTGCCGGGAGCGGTGGGCGTCAACAACCACATGGGTTCCAGGGCGACCGCCGACCCGCGGGTGATGCGGCAGGTGCTCGCGGAGGTGGCGCGCCACGGGATGTTTTACGTGGACAGCGCGACGAGCCCTCACTCGGTAGGGGCCGCCGTGGCGAGTGCGATGGGGGTGCCGTGGGCGCGCAACCAGCTCTTCCTCGACGGCGAACCCAGCGTGCAGGCCGTGCGCTCGCGCCTGCAGCTCGCCGTGCAGCGCGCCCTGCGAACGGGCGCGGCCGTCGTCATCGGCCACGTGCGCCCGGCCACGGCGGCGGCCCTCGAGTCCATGCTCCCGCAGCTGCGCCGGGAGGGCGTCCTGCTGGTCCCCGTGTCGGCGCTCCTGCACCGCTGA
- the uvrB gene encoding excinuclease ABC subunit UvrB, whose product MAVRPAQLPGRFRVVSDFEPAGDQPKAIEALSRGVEQGLKYQTLLGVTGSGKTFTMAKIIERVQRPTLVIAHNKTLAAQLANEFRQFFPDNAVHYFVSYYDYYQPEAYVPQTDTYIEKDANINDEIDRLRHAATSALFERRDVVIVASVSCIFGLGSPDDYVGMTLSLRHGDFRDRDNILRRLVGVHYERNDVGYKRGTFRVRGDTIEIYPAYSETMLRIEFFGDEVDRILEIDPVTGEVLGQPETVTIYPATHYVTTEEKLRRALETIEQELEERLAYFRSEGKLLEAQRLEQRTRFDLEMLATVGYCNGIENYSRHLSGRAPGSTPTTLLDYFPRDFLMFIDESHQTIPQLHGMYNGDYSRKKTLVDYGFRLPSALDNRPLRFEEFERHIHQVIFVSATPGPFEREKSQQIVEQIIRPTGLVDPEVVVRPIQGQIDDLVHEIREVVARGERVLVTTLTKKMAEDLTDYLADMGIRVRYLHSEVETLDRVEILRGLRLGEFDVLVGINLLREGLDLPEVSLVAILDADKEGYLRSETSLIQTIGRAARNVRGKVIMYAEVVTESMQRAIDETNRRRRLQIEYNEAHGIVPRTIQKAVTDIVQAFRAEQEQQKQQGLRGLQQKAREMAPEELSALIRGLEEEMYEAARQLEFEKAAELRDQIKALRQELLGYVPVG is encoded by the coding sequence ATGGCGGTTCGGCCTGCGCAACTGCCGGGGCGCTTCCGGGTCGTCTCCGACTTCGAGCCGGCGGGAGATCAGCCCAAGGCCATCGAGGCGCTGAGCCGGGGGGTCGAGCAAGGGCTCAAGTACCAGACGCTGCTCGGCGTGACCGGCAGCGGCAAGACCTTCACGATGGCCAAGATCATCGAGCGGGTGCAAAGGCCGACGCTGGTCATCGCGCACAACAAGACCCTGGCGGCGCAGCTGGCCAACGAGTTCCGGCAGTTCTTCCCAGACAATGCGGTGCACTACTTCGTCAGCTACTACGACTACTACCAGCCCGAGGCCTACGTGCCGCAGACCGACACCTACATCGAGAAGGACGCCAACATCAACGACGAGATCGACCGGCTGCGGCACGCGGCGACCAGCGCCCTCTTCGAGCGGCGCGACGTCGTCATCGTGGCGAGCGTCTCGTGCATCTTCGGCCTGGGGTCGCCCGACGACTACGTGGGGATGACCCTGAGCCTGCGCCACGGCGATTTCCGGGACCGCGACAACATCCTGCGCCGGCTCGTCGGCGTGCACTACGAGCGCAACGACGTGGGATACAAGCGGGGCACCTTCAGGGTACGGGGAGATACGATCGAGATCTACCCGGCCTACTCGGAGACGATGCTGCGCATCGAGTTTTTCGGCGACGAGGTCGACCGCATCCTGGAGATCGACCCGGTGACGGGCGAGGTGCTGGGGCAGCCCGAGACGGTGACCATCTACCCGGCCACCCACTACGTCACGACGGAGGAGAAGCTGCGGCGGGCCCTCGAGACCATCGAGCAGGAGCTCGAGGAGAGGCTCGCTTACTTCCGCAGCGAGGGCAAGCTCCTGGAGGCGCAGCGCCTCGAGCAGCGCACCCGCTTCGACCTCGAGATGCTGGCGACGGTGGGCTACTGCAACGGGATCGAAAACTACTCCCGCCACCTGAGCGGGCGGGCGCCGGGGTCGACGCCGACCACGCTGCTCGACTACTTCCCGCGGGACTTCCTCATGTTCATCGACGAGTCGCACCAGACCATCCCGCAGCTGCACGGCATGTACAACGGCGACTACTCGCGCAAGAAGACGCTGGTCGACTACGGCTTCCGGCTGCCGTCGGCGCTGGACAACCGGCCGCTCAGGTTCGAGGAGTTCGAGCGGCACATCCACCAGGTGATCTTCGTCTCGGCGACGCCGGGGCCGTTCGAGCGGGAGAAGAGCCAGCAGATCGTGGAGCAGATCATCCGGCCGACCGGGCTGGTCGACCCGGAGGTCGTCGTGCGGCCCATCCAGGGGCAGATCGACGACCTCGTCCACGAGATCCGCGAGGTGGTGGCCCGGGGCGAGCGGGTGCTGGTCACGACCCTCACCAAGAAGATGGCGGAGGACCTCACCGACTACCTGGCCGACATGGGCATCCGGGTGCGCTACCTGCACTCGGAGGTGGAGACGCTCGACCGGGTGGAGATCCTGCGGGGGCTCAGGCTCGGCGAGTTCGACGTGCTGGTGGGCATCAACCTGCTGCGGGAGGGGCTCGACCTGCCTGAGGTGTCGCTGGTGGCCATCCTCGACGCCGACAAAGAGGGGTACCTGCGGTCGGAGACCAGCCTCATCCAGACCATCGGGCGGGCGGCTCGCAACGTGCGCGGGAAGGTCATCATGTACGCCGAGGTCGTGACCGAGTCGATGCAGCGGGCCATCGACGAGACCAACCGGCGCCGGCGGCTTCAGATCGAGTACAATGAGGCGCACGGCATCGTGCCGCGCACCATCCAGAAGGCCGTCACCGACATCGTGCAGGCCTTCCGCGCCGAGCAGGAGCAGCAAAAGCAGCAGGGCCTGCGCGGGCTGCAGCAGAAGGCCCGGGAGATGGCGCCCGAGGAGCTGTCGGCGCTCATCCGCGGTCTCGAAGAGGAGATGTACGAGGCGGCCCGGCAGCTGGAGTTCGAGAAGGCCGCCGAGCTGCGGGACCAGATCAAGGCCTTGCGGCAGGAGCTGCTCGGTTACGTGCCGGTAGGGTAG
- the uvrA gene encoding excinuclease ABC subunit UvrA has protein sequence MGADAIVIKGARQHNLKNIDLTIPRDRLVVLTGVSGSGKSSLAFDTIYAEGQRRYVESLSAYARQFLGQMDKPDVDFIEGLSPAISIDQKTTSQNPRSTVATVTEIYDYLRLLFARIGRPHCPRCGEPIAQQTVEQIVDQVMGLGEGTRIQVLAPVVRGRKGEYRKLFDEIRRDGFVRVRVDGEVMDVAQVPDLDKNKKHTIEVVVDRIVVRPDVATRLADSLETALRRGEGIVVVDVVGGEPLTFSEKFACPKCGFSFEEISPRMFSFNSPYGACRTCSGLGVRMEVDPELVLDRRKSIADGGIRPWEDNGSRWLQALLDATCREYGIDPRKPIGKLSDQQVDVLLYGTRGKPVTFQYRTLAGQVKTYSHPFPGVIPSLEERHREAQSDWARSEIEVYMSSRPCPDCGGARLRPESLAVTVGGLNIMQVTAMSVRQALSWFGELEGQLSEKERLIAVQVLKEIRARLQFMADVGLDYLTLDRPAGTLAGGEAQRIRLATQIGSQLVGVLYILDEPSIGLHQRDNRRLLATLKHLRDLGNTVIVVEHDEETIREADYVVDIGPGAGVHGGEVVAAGPVEAIMAEPRSITGQYLSGRRRIEVPPLRRPLTGKWLEVVGAREHNLKNIRVRFPLGVFVCVTGVSGSGKSTLVNDILYQRLAKELNGASSVRPGAHDAVLGTQHLDKVIAIDQSPIGRTPRSNPATYTGAFTGIREVFALVPEARARGYRPGRFSFNVKGGRCEACQGDGIIKIEMHFLPDVYVPCEVCKGRRYNRETLEIKYKEKSIADVLDMTVDEAVEFFRNVPGVYRKLQTLQDVGLGYIRLGQPATQLSGGEAQRVKLATELSRRDTGRTLYILDEPTTGLHMDDVRKLLNVLQRLVDAGNTVVVIEHNLDVIKSADWIIDLGPEGGDEGGRVIAEGTPEQVAQTPGSWTGVYLRSVLWGGDGVATAPHAAAAPALPSATARPAAASSPRAAMAAEPAAGRAGGRARGASL, from the coding sequence TTGGGCGCTGACGCCATCGTCATCAAGGGAGCTCGCCAGCACAACCTCAAAAACATCGACCTCACCATCCCGCGGGATCGGCTGGTCGTGCTGACAGGAGTGTCGGGCTCGGGCAAGTCGTCGCTCGCCTTCGACACCATTTACGCCGAGGGGCAGCGGCGCTACGTCGAGTCGCTGTCGGCGTACGCGCGCCAGTTCTTGGGGCAGATGGACAAGCCCGACGTCGACTTCATCGAGGGGCTCTCGCCGGCCATCTCCATCGACCAGAAGACCACGAGCCAAAACCCGCGCTCGACGGTGGCCACCGTCACCGAGATCTACGACTACCTGCGGCTGCTTTTTGCCCGCATCGGGCGGCCTCACTGCCCCCGCTGCGGGGAGCCCATCGCCCAGCAGACGGTGGAGCAGATCGTGGACCAGGTGATGGGCCTCGGGGAGGGCACGCGCATCCAGGTGCTGGCGCCGGTGGTACGGGGGCGCAAGGGCGAGTACCGCAAGCTGTTCGACGAGATCCGGCGCGACGGGTTCGTGCGGGTGCGGGTGGACGGCGAAGTGATGGACGTCGCCCAGGTGCCCGACCTCGACAAGAACAAGAAGCATACCATCGAGGTCGTGGTGGACCGCATCGTGGTGCGCCCCGACGTCGCCACCCGCTTGGCCGACTCGCTGGAGACGGCGCTGCGGCGGGGCGAGGGCATCGTCGTGGTGGACGTGGTGGGCGGCGAGCCGCTCACCTTCAGCGAGAAGTTTGCCTGCCCGAAGTGCGGCTTCAGCTTCGAGGAGATCTCGCCCCGGATGTTCTCGTTCAACAGCCCGTACGGGGCCTGCCGGACGTGCAGCGGACTCGGGGTGCGCATGGAGGTGGACCCGGAGCTGGTGCTCGACCGGCGCAAGAGCATCGCCGACGGCGGCATCCGGCCGTGGGAGGACAACGGGAGCCGGTGGCTGCAGGCGCTGCTCGACGCCACCTGCCGGGAGTACGGCATCGACCCGCGCAAGCCCATCGGCAAGCTGTCCGATCAGCAGGTCGACGTGCTGCTGTACGGGACGCGGGGCAAGCCGGTCACCTTCCAGTATCGCACGCTGGCGGGGCAGGTGAAGACCTACTCGCACCCGTTTCCCGGCGTCATTCCCAGCCTCGAGGAACGCCACCGCGAGGCGCAGTCCGACTGGGCGCGCAGCGAGATCGAGGTGTACATGAGCTCCCGCCCCTGCCCGGACTGCGGGGGGGCGAGGCTGCGCCCCGAGAGCCTGGCCGTGACGGTCGGCGGGCTCAACATCATGCAGGTGACGGCCATGTCGGTGCGGCAGGCGCTTTCGTGGTTCGGGGAGCTCGAGGGGCAGCTCTCCGAGAAGGAGCGCCTCATCGCCGTCCAGGTGCTCAAGGAGATCAGGGCGCGGCTTCAGTTCATGGCCGACGTGGGGCTCGATTACCTGACGCTGGACCGGCCGGCGGGGACGCTGGCGGGAGGCGAGGCGCAGCGCATTCGCCTCGCGACCCAGATCGGCTCGCAGCTGGTGGGCGTGCTCTACATCCTGGACGAGCCGAGCATCGGGCTGCACCAGCGCGACAACCGCAGGCTGCTCGCCACCCTCAAGCACCTGCGCGACCTGGGCAACACCGTCATCGTCGTCGAACACGACGAGGAGACCATCCGGGAGGCCGACTACGTGGTCGACATCGGCCCGGGGGCCGGGGTGCACGGGGGCGAGGTGGTGGCGGCCGGCCCGGTCGAGGCCATCATGGCCGAGCCACGCTCCATCACGGGGCAGTACCTGAGCGGGCGGCGGCGCATCGAGGTGCCCCCGCTGAGGCGGCCGCTGACGGGCAAGTGGCTCGAGGTGGTCGGGGCCCGGGAGCACAATTTGAAAAACATCCGGGTGCGCTTTCCGCTGGGGGTCTTCGTCTGCGTGACCGGAGTGTCGGGGTCAGGCAAGAGCACGCTCGTCAACGACATCCTGTACCAGCGGCTGGCGAAAGAGCTCAACGGGGCGAGCTCGGTACGGCCGGGCGCGCACGACGCCGTGCTGGGCACGCAGCACCTGGACAAGGTCATCGCCATCGACCAGTCGCCCATCGGGCGCACGCCGAGATCCAACCCGGCCACGTACACGGGGGCTTTCACCGGGATCCGGGAGGTCTTCGCGCTGGTGCCGGAGGCGAGGGCGAGGGGGTACCGGCCGGGGAGGTTCAGCTTCAACGTCAAGGGCGGCCGGTGCGAGGCGTGCCAGGGGGACGGCATCATCAAGATCGAGATGCACTTCCTGCCGGACGTGTACGTGCCGTGCGAGGTGTGCAAGGGGCGTCGGTACAACCGGGAGACGCTCGAGATCAAGTACAAGGAGAAGAGCATCGCCGACGTGCTCGACATGACGGTGGACGAGGCGGTGGAGTTTTTCCGCAACGTCCCGGGGGTGTATCGCAAGCTCCAGACGCTGCAGGACGTGGGGTTGGGGTACATCCGGCTCGGGCAGCCGGCGACGCAGCTGTCGGGCGGGGAGGCGCAGCGGGTCAAGCTGGCGACGGAGCTGAGCCGGCGCGACACGGGGCGGACGCTCTACATCCTCGACGAGCCGACGACGGGCCTGCACATGGACGACGTGCGCAAGCTGCTCAACGTGCTGCAGCGGCTGGTGGACGCGGGCAACACCGTCGTGGTCATCGAGCACAACCTCGACGTCATCAAGAGCGCCGACTGGATCATCGACCTGGGGCCCGAGGGCGGCGACGAGGGAGGCCGGGTCATCGCCGAGGGGACGCCCGAGCAGGTGGCGCAGACGCCGGGGTCGTGGACGGGCGTGTACCTTCGGAGCGTGCTGTGGGGCGGCGACGGGGTGGCGACGGCGCCACACGCCGCGGCGGCCCCGGCTCTGCCATCGGCAACGGCCCGCCCGGCGGCAGCCTCGTCACCTCGGGCAGCGATGGCGGCAGAGCCGGCGGCGGGGCGGGCCGGCGGCCGCGCCCGGGGCGCAAGCCTGTGA
- a CDS encoding spore coat protein, protein MLSERDVCFDVVKDLKYLSFMETVLGGEASPDLKPLFLSQLQDHQQLQTQFLRLMEQRNWYPRVPGDWAYNEPYTFQGMPVQAAAFGQAATTPAWQATQPAGGSLGGAQALQALQQNLREQR, encoded by the coding sequence ATGCTGTCGGAACGGGACGTGTGTTTCGACGTCGTCAAGGACCTCAAGTACCTGAGCTTCATGGAGACGGTGCTGGGAGGCGAGGCATCTCCGGACCTCAAGCCGCTCTTCCTCTCCCAGCTCCAGGACCACCAGCAATTGCAGACGCAGTTCTTGCGGCTCATGGAACAGCGCAACTGGTACCCGCGGGTGCCCGGCGACTGGGCGTACAACGAGCCGTACACGTTCCAGGGAATGCCGGTCCAGGCGGCGGCCTTCGGCCAAGCGGCTACCACGCCGGCCTGGCAGGCCACGCAGCCGGCCGGAGGCAGCCTGGGTGGCGCCCAGGCGCTGCAAGCCCTGCAGCAAAACCTCCGCGAGCAGCGCTAG
- the uvrC gene encoding excinuclease ABC subunit UvrC, producing MVRLTRLTRHSRRETGEDLDGRHPGGGAPVGQAPATAAAPASAGLSLPEKLALLPARPGVYLMKNAAGEVIYVGKASSLRSRVRSYFQSSRTGNPRVDALVAEIADFEWIVTASAIEALVLESNLIKRYRPFYNVKLRDDKAYPYLKVTTDERYPRVLVVRRIKRDGARYFGPYTNSGAVRETMRFLRKLFPIRTCDLDLNGNRRYRLCLQYYIGRCLGPCAARTTEQEYRQMIDQVCLFLEGRQERLIPGLEAKMREAAARLEFERAARLRDQVQALRKVVEHQKVVAAGEDDQDVVAFARFGETVCAQVFYVRGGKLIGRDHFILESSEKVSDTEVMSSFVQQFYERAPNVPPSVTLQHPVEEPELLERWLTERRGARVRLVVPQRGDRRRLVEMAAENAALVLEELRSQAGRRAAERERGLAVLRDVLALDRLPRRIEAFDISNIQGTDAVASMVVMEDGEPKKSDYRRFKIRLAGGPNDFAMMKEAVHRRFSRGLKEREELKALRQRLEAAESRAPAAAASTQNGHAGGVLAPGQRAAESPEELRARLEKAEAEARFAVFPDLLLIDGGKGQLNAAREALRDLGLDEEVPAIGLAKRLEQIFVEDEPDPIELPRDSYALHLLQQIRDEAHRFAVGYHRKLRGERATHSALDDIPGVGPRRKKQLIEHFGSAKRVMEATLEELLAVPGLPRSVAERIHQGARPEA from the coding sequence ATGGTACGGCTCACCAGACTGACTCGCCACAGCCGCCGCGAGACAGGTGAGGATCTCGACGGCCGGCACCCGGGCGGCGGAGCCCCGGTGGGGCAAGCGCCTGCCACTGCGGCCGCGCCCGCCTCCGCCGGCCTCTCGCTCCCGGAGAAGCTGGCCCTCCTGCCGGCCCGCCCCGGTGTCTACCTCATGAAAAACGCCGCCGGCGAGGTCATCTACGTGGGCAAGGCCTCGTCGCTTCGGAGCCGCGTCCGCTCCTACTTCCAGTCGAGCCGCACCGGCAACCCCCGGGTCGACGCCCTCGTCGCGGAGATCGCCGACTTCGAGTGGATCGTGACGGCCTCGGCGATCGAAGCCCTCGTCCTCGAGTCCAACCTGATCAAGCGCTACCGCCCCTTCTACAACGTCAAGCTCCGTGACGACAAGGCGTACCCCTACCTCAAGGTCACCACCGACGAACGCTACCCCCGGGTGCTGGTCGTTCGCCGCATCAAGCGCGACGGCGCCCGCTACTTCGGACCGTACACCAACTCCGGCGCCGTGCGGGAGACCATGCGCTTCCTGCGCAAGCTGTTCCCCATCCGCACCTGCGACCTCGACCTCAACGGCAACCGCCGCTACCGCCTGTGCCTGCAGTACTACATCGGGCGTTGCCTGGGGCCCTGTGCCGCCAGGACGACGGAGCAGGAGTACCGGCAGATGATCGACCAGGTGTGCCTTTTCCTCGAGGGCCGCCAGGAAAGGCTCATCCCCGGCCTCGAGGCGAAGATGCGCGAGGCCGCCGCTCGCCTGGAGTTCGAGCGGGCGGCCCGCCTGCGCGACCAGGTCCAGGCCCTGCGCAAGGTCGTCGAACACCAGAAGGTCGTCGCCGCCGGCGAGGACGACCAGGACGTGGTGGCGTTCGCCCGCTTCGGGGAGACGGTGTGCGCGCAGGTGTTTTACGTGCGGGGCGGCAAGCTGATCGGCCGCGATCACTTCATCCTCGAGAGTTCGGAGAAGGTCTCCGACACGGAGGTCATGAGCTCGTTCGTGCAGCAGTTCTACGAGCGGGCGCCCAACGTGCCGCCCTCGGTCACCCTGCAGCACCCGGTCGAAGAGCCCGAGCTCCTGGAGCGCTGGCTCACCGAGCGCCGGGGCGCCCGGGTGCGCCTGGTCGTGCCGCAGCGGGGCGACCGGCGACGCCTGGTGGAGATGGCCGCCGAAAACGCCGCCCTCGTCCTCGAGGAGCTGCGCAGCCAGGCGGGCCGCCGCGCCGCCGAACGGGAGCGCGGCCTCGCCGTCCTGCGGGACGTGCTGGCCCTCGACCGGCTGCCCCGGCGCATCGAGGCGTTCGACATCTCCAACATCCAGGGGACGGACGCCGTGGCTTCCATGGTGGTCATGGAAGACGGCGAACCCAAGAAGAGCGACTACCGGCGCTTCAAGATCCGGCTGGCGGGCGGCCCCAACGACTTTGCCATGATGAAAGAGGCCGTGCACCGGCGCTTTTCCCGGGGCCTCAAGGAACGCGAAGAACTCAAGGCCCTGCGCCAGCGGCTCGAGGCGGCGGAGAGCCGGGCTCCCGCCGCCGCCGCTTCCACGCAGAACGGCCACGCCGGCGGGGTGCTGGCGCCCGGGCAGCGCGCGGCGGAGTCCCCGGAAGAGCTCCGGGCCCGCCTCGAGAAGGCCGAAGCGGAGGCCCGCTTCGCCGTCTTTCCCGACCTGCTGCTCATCGACGGCGGCAAGGGCCAGCTCAACGCCGCCCGGGAGGCGCTGCGCGACCTCGGGCTCGACGAGGAGGTCCCGGCCATCGGCCTGGCCAAGCGCCTGGAGCAGATTTTCGTGGAAGACGAGCCCGACCCCATCGAGCTGCCCAGGGACTCGTACGCCCTGCACCTCTTGCAGCAGATCCGGGACGAGGCGCACCGGTTCGCGGTCGGCTACCACCGCAAGCTGCGGGGCGAGCGGGCCACCCACTCTGCGCTCGACGACATCCCGGGCGTCGGCCCCCGCCGCAAGAAGCAGCTCATCGAGCACTTCGGTTCGGCGAAGCGGGTCATGGAGGCGACGCTGGAGGAGCTGCTGGCCGTGCCGGGGCTGCCCCGTTCCGTCGCCGAGCGCATCCACCAGGGCGCCCGCCCCGAAGCGTGA
- a CDS encoding PIN domain-containing protein, with protein sequence MSALKAGTRKPHLGWLDANILVHALVANDPHRDRCRRNLAELQEGRTEARIDPLTIHEASYALFKVLPDKFPTPGEVAEYLTSILLIDAIQCPDKEELLAALERWAEKGPKWGGFVDAWLTVRARRSGLPVCTVNGSDFPDVANTFPS encoded by the coding sequence ATGTCCGCTCTGAAGGCCGGCACCCGGAAGCCCCACCTCGGGTGGCTGGACGCTAACATCCTCGTTCATGCGCTCGTTGCCAACGACCCTCACCGGGACCGATGCCGGCGCAACCTGGCAGAGCTTCAGGAAGGACGCACCGAAGCCCGCATCGATCCCCTGACCATTCACGAGGCGAGTTACGCGCTGTTCAAGGTATTGCCGGACAAGTTCCCCACCCCAGGAGAAGTGGCCGAGTACCTGACGAGCATCCTGCTCATCGATGCCATTCAGTGCCCGGACAAGGAGGAGTTGCTGGCGGCACTGGAGCGCTGGGCGGAGAAGGGTCCCAAGTGGGGAGGCTTCGTCGACGCGTGGCTCACCGTGCGCGCTCGCCGCTCGGGACTTCCGGTATGTACCGTGAACGGGAGCGACTTCCCGGACGTCGCCAACACCTTTCCCTCGTAA
- a CDS encoding AbrB/MazE/SpoVT family DNA-binding domain-containing protein produces MTAEEGMAMGLGTVQARGQVTIPAAVRKAAGIEPGDVVLARAAGAGRIELRLLKRVSLEQLWARFEGPGVVDDQAIQEAMAQAIAEHVRSEGRHPEAPPRVAGR; encoded by the coding sequence ATGACGGCCGAGGAGGGCATGGCCATGGGGCTGGGCACTGTGCAGGCGCGAGGACAAGTAACCATCCCGGCTGCCGTCCGCAAAGCGGCAGGCATCGAGCCGGGCGACGTCGTCCTTGCTCGCGCCGCCGGGGCCGGGAGAATCGAGCTTCGACTCCTCAAGAGGGTGTCCCTCGAGCAGTTGTGGGCACGGTTCGAAGGGCCGGGAGTCGTCGATGACCAAGCAATCCAGGAAGCGATGGCGCAGGCCATTGCCGAACATGTCCGCTCTGAAGGCCGGCACCCGGAAGCCCCACCTCGGGTGGCTGGACGCTAA
- a CDS encoding DUF2089 domain-containing protein gives MPGKPVAPGICPVCSARLEVERLRCPTCRTALEGSFALCSFCALSAEQREFAELFIAARGNLREMERMLGLSYPAIRARLESVIEALGYRLERGEVVGRVEEPGPPPPPSPPPPPRQAPPSLAAAVVALPERRRILEALERGEITVDQALARLRGLPGGAGEESRGG, from the coding sequence ATGCCGGGCAAACCGGTGGCGCCGGGTATCTGCCCCGTCTGCAGCGCACGCCTGGAGGTGGAGCGCCTCCGCTGCCCGACCTGCCGCACGGCGCTCGAGGGGTCGTTCGCCCTCTGCTCTTTTTGCGCCCTGAGCGCCGAACAGCGGGAGTTCGCCGAGCTTTTCATCGCGGCCCGCGGCAACCTGCGGGAGATGGAGCGGATGCTCGGCCTCTCCTACCCGGCCATCCGTGCCCGGCTCGAGTCGGTCATCGAGGCGCTCGGCTACCGGCTGGAGCGGGGCGAGGTCGTCGGCCGGGTCGAGGAGCCCGGGCCTCCGCCGCCGCCTTCGCCACCCCCGCCGCCCCGCCAGGCGCCTCCCTCCCTCGCCGCGGCCGTCGTGGCCTTGCCGGAGCGCCGCAGGATCCTCGAGGCCCTGGAACGGGGCGAAATCACCGTCGACCAGGCGCTCGCCCGCCTCCGCGGGCTTCCGGGCGGCGCCGGCGAGGAGTCCCGAGGAGGCTGA